The following proteins are encoded in a genomic region of Colletotrichum higginsianum IMI 349063 chromosome 9, whole genome shotgun sequence:
- a CDS encoding Pol protein: MERRAAEQLLELRRTRSSTRSKSPNLKIKQEIRQRLRNLDPYDRIKLQEYEIDEGNDIDSDEPLASQTYPSTGHAPLNQRPNVDKTHNNQEVRFYGTEDVDANNRPEVQIQEKPLFGDDELLELTHKRHYRIFWADCIYDECKTHLRSKEEYAFYPRRQGREPIPKAYQDSELNTWEVKEYLTKWLCFQPSPKHPMPCVNHITKHWSDCMFDKCKYHYEGKAQAWRTQIKGKNSNDRHLFLEAIIDGQPTQVMIDSGAQANFMSPRLINQRKIAWRLKDEPYALQNVEGETVEYDGGTISKETAQLSMVIHGRQEQLIFDITKIGQLDVILGVPWLRKHDPDISWKANQLRWRDSATEARCMPQPPGEHRRQRYVAYVKRIEPMKDERFESFINDQREEERLSPIPAEYRSYKKLFAEELETGLPEHGPWDHEIPIKEGEHPKFHKLYGLNENQREELDKYIDENLRKGYIRPSTSPAGYPILFVPKKNGKLRLCVDYRQLNDITIKNSYPLPLITELRDLLYGAKWFTALDLKGAYNLIRIKEGEEWKTCFRTRRGNYEYLVMPFGLTNAPASFQTMINHVLREYLDVFVVVYLDDILIFSPTLEIHKEHVHKVLQKLQEAKLLVEPEKSVFHSQRVDYLGFTITPGEIRMDDKKIAAVKDWPRPQNVKDIQSFLGFVNFYRRFLKGYSDKINPLIKLTRKNTTFEWTDEQDKAFEDIKQQVLSEPVLMIPDPRKPFELETDASDYAIGGQLGQRDEEGRLHPCGFFSKKLSGPELNYQIHDKELMAIIEAFREWKPQLSGTKHEVKVYTDHKNLAHFTTSKALNKRQIRWSEFLSEFNFRIIYVKGTENGRADALSRRPDHETPVPDETLVILKQDDKGDLVPAQKLIMIGTRVNTSTTGRMTPEQIREIHSARAHGHQGVTKTFKRIRQHYDKKVTRAEVASAIKDCEMCKKSKNSPHKPYGQLQPLPIPPEAWHSISLDFIVKLPKSREPLTKTWYDSILVIVDRLTKYAYFIPYLESSTAEGLAYTFLKYIISNHGLPKEIVSDRDKLFTSKFWKSLISQLGADHKLSTAFHPQTDGQTERINQILEQYLRCYVNYDQDNWVPLLPMAQFAYNSAIGESTLHSPFYLNYGFQPTAYGEPRQGPRALKAVADYNKLRELQENIAKDLEFVRARMKKYSDPSRMTGPSFEEGDSAYLIRRNIKTKRPSDKLDYKKLGPFEIIQKISDVNFKLKLPDTMKIHPVFHIALLEPAPRGSHTEDCIIVETHEPEYEVERIIDHRNENGHDEYLIKWKGYGHEDNSWEPVKNLQHSQQALQQYHEKDSRDLAPQSPTLRPENSSQTPRRHPRRRDLARP; the protein is encoded by the exons ATGGAACGACGAGCAGCCGagcagctccttgagctccgGCGAACCAGAAGCTCGACTCGATCCAAGAGTCCCAATCTCAAAATCAAGCAAGAGATAAGACAGAGACTCAGAAACCTCGACCCCTACGACAGGATAAAGCTACAGGAGTACGAGATCGACGAAGGCAATGACATCGACTCGGACGAACCCTTAGCCTCGCAGACATACCCAAGCACCGGTCACGCCCCGCTCAACCAACGACCCAACGTCGACAAAACGCACAACAACCAAGAAGTACGCTTCTATGGTACAGAGGACGTTGACGCCAACAACAGACCTGAAGTTCAGATTCAGGAGAAACCCCTGTTTGGAGATGACGAACTACTTGAATTGACACACAAACGACACTACAGAATCTTCTGGGCAGACTGCATATACGACGAATGCAAGACTCACCTCCGCTCGAAAGAAGAATATGCCTTCTACCCccgacgacaaggacgagagCCTATCCCAAAGGCCTACCAAGACTCGGAACTCAACACATGGGAAGTCAAGGAATATCTCACTAAGTGGCTCTGCTTCCAGCCAAGCCCAAAGCATCCCATGCCTTGTGTCAATCATATCACCAAGCACTGGTCAGACTGCATGTTCGACAAATGCAAGTACCATTACGAAGGAAAAGCACAAGCCTGGAGAACACAGATCAAAGGAAAGAACTCCA ACGACAGACATCTCTTCCTGGAAGCCATCATCGATGGGCAGCCCACACAGGTCATGATCGACAGTGGAGCCCAAGCAAATTTCATGTCACCACGATTGATTAATCAACGAAAAATTGCATGGAGACTCAAGGACGAGCCATACGCTCTTCAGAATGTGGAAGGAGAAACGGTTGAGTACGACGGAGGCACCATCAGCAAGGAGACCGCGCAACTCTCTATGGTTATCCATGGTCGTCAAGAACAGCTGATCTTCGACATCACAAAGATAGGACAACTAGACGTTATCCTAGGAGTCCCATGGCTACGAAAACACGACCCAGACATCAGTTGGAAGGCCAACCAACTTCGATGGAGAGATTCAGCCACGGAAGCGCGTTGCATGCCGCAACCCCCGGGTGAACACAGACGACAGAGATACGTCGCCTACGTCAAACGGATCGAACCTATGAAAGATGAGCGATTCGAATCCTTTATCAACGATCAGCGGGAAGAGGAACGACTCTCCCCAATCCCCGCAGAATACCGCAGTTACAAGAAGCTGTTTGCCGAAGAACTGGAAACAGGCTTACCAGAACATGGTCCTTGGGACCATGAGATTCCCATCAAGGAAGGGGAACACCCGAAATTTCATAAGCTCTACGGACTTAATGAAAACCAGCGGGAAGAACTCGACAAGTACATCGACGAAAACCTCAGAAAAGGTTACATTCGACCATCGACATCCCCAGCAGGATACCCTATCCTGTTTGTACCCAAAAAGAACGGCAAGCTACGACTCTGTGTCGATTACCGACAGCTCAACGACATCACAATCAAGAATAGCTACCCGTTACCTCTCATCACAGAACTTCGAGATCTACTCTACGGAGCCAAATGGTTTACAGCCCTCGACCTTAAAGGAGCCTACAACCTGATCAGAatcaaggaaggggaagaatgGAAGACTTGCTTCCGCACACGAAGAGGCAATTACGAATACCTCGTCATGCCCTTCGGACTCACCAACGCCCCCGCCTCCTTTCAAACTATGATCAACCATGTCCTACGAGAATACCTGGATGTATTCGTTGTCGTttacctcgacgacatcctcatcttctcgcccACACTCGAAATTCACAAGGAACACGTTCACAAGGTACTACAGAAGCTGCAAGAAGCCAAGCTCCTGGTAGAACCCGAGAAAAGTGTATTTCACAGTCAACGAGTCGACTACCTCGGATTCACCATTACCCCTGGTGAAATCCGcatggacgacaagaagatcgCGGCAGTCAAGGACTGGCCTCGACCCCAGAATGTCAAGGACATCCAATCATTCCTCGGATTCGTCAACTTCTATCGACGATTCCTCAAAGGATATTCCGACAAAATCAACCCCCTCATCAAGCTCACACGCAAAAACACCACTTTCGAATGGACTGACGAACAAGACAAAGCCTTCGAAGACATCAAGCAGCAAGTTCTATCCGAACCTGTCCTGATGATCCCAGACCCTAGGAAACCCTTCGAACTTgagaccgacgcctcggacTACGCCATCGGTGGACAACTCGGACAACgcgacgaggaaggaagaCTGCACCCTTGCGGTTTCTTTTCCAAGAAACTCAGCGGACCCGAGCTCAACTaccagatccacgacaaagaaCTCATGGCAATTATCGAAGCCTTCAGAGAATGGAAACCTCAACTCTCTGGCACTAAGCATGAAGTCAAGGTCTACACCGATCACAAGAACCTAGCCCACTTCACGACATCGAAAGCCCTCAACAAGCGACAGATTAGATGGTCAGAATTCCTCTCGGAATTCAACTTTCGGATCATCTACGTCAAAGGAACAGAAAACGGCAGAGCTGATGCCCTGAGCCGAAGACCGGACCACGAAACCCCGGTACCAGACGAAACTCTTGTCATCTTGAAGCAAGACGACAAAGGCGACCTAGTGCCCGCACAGAAACTCATCATGATCGGCACCCGTGTCAATACCAGCACGACTGGCAGAATGACACCTGAACAGATCAGAGAAATTCACAGCGCCCGCGCAcacggacaccaaggagtTACGAAAACATTCAAGCGAATTCGACAACACTACGACAAGAAAGTCACACGAGCAGAAGTGGCTTCCGCAATCAAGGATTGCGAGATgtgcaagaaaagcaagaacagtCCGCACAAACCCTACGGACAGCTACAACCATTGCCAATCCCACCAGAAGCATGGCATTCGATCTCTTTGGACTTCATCGTCAAACTcccaaagtcaagagaacCACTCACGAAAACCTGGTATGACAGTATACTAGTTATCGTCGACCGACTTACAAAGTACGCCTACTTTATCCCGTACTTGGAATCAAGCACGGCAGAAGGCCTCGCGTACACATTTttgaaatacatcatcagcaaccacggaTTGCCGAAAGAAATTGtgtcagacagagacaaaCTGTTCACATCCAAGTTTTGGAAATCCCTGATTTCGCAACTAGGAGCTGATCACAAGCTGTCGACCGCTTTCCACCCGCAAACCGACGGACAGACCGAACGGATCAACCAGATCCTTGAACAATACCTACGATGTTATGTCAACTACGACCAAGACAATTGGGTACCACTGCTACCCATGGCCCAATTCGCCTACAACAGTGCTATCGGAGAAAGCACCCTTCACTCGCCCTTCTACCTCAACTACGGATTTCAACCCACCGCATATGGAGAACCTCGGCAAGGACCACGAGCCTTGAAAGCCGTGGCTGATTACAACAAGCTACGAGAACTCCAGGAAAACATCGCCAAAGACTTGGAATTTGTTAGGGCACGAATGAAGAAATACTCAGACCCATCAAGGATGACGGGACCATCCttcgaagagggagatagcgcGTACCTCATACGCCGAAACATCAAGACGAAGCGACCAAGCGACAAACTCGACTACAAAAAACTTGGACCCTTCGAAATCATCCAAAAAATCTCAGACGTCAACTTCAAGCTGAAGCTCCCCGACACGATGAAAATCCACCCAGTCTTCCACATCGCTCTACTCGAACCAGCACCACGCGGATCACACACAgaagactgcatcatcgtGGAAACCCACGAACCAGAGTA